The Streptococcus sp. VT 162 genome has a window encoding:
- a CDS encoding chorismate synthase (catalyzes the formation of chorismate from 5-O-(1-carboxyvinyl)-3-phosphoshikimate in aromatic amino acid biosynthesis), whose translation MRYLTAGESHGPRLTAIIEGIPAGLPLTAEDINGDLKRRQGGYGRGGRMKIESDQVVFTSGVRHGKTTGAPITMDVINKDHQKWLDIMSAEDIEDRLKSKRKITHPRPGHADLVGGIKYRFDDLRNSLERSSARETTMRVAVGAVAKRLLAELDMEIANHVVVFGGKEIDVPENLTVAEIKERAAQSEVSIVNKEREQEIKDYIDQIKRDGDTIGGVVETVVGGVPVGLGSYIQWDRKLDARLAQAVVSINAFKGVEFGLGFKAGYRKGSQVMDEILWSKEDGYTRRTNNLGGFEGGMTNGQPIVVRGVMKPIPTLYKPLMSVDIETHEPYKATVERSDPTALPAAGVVMEAVVATVLAQEILEKFSSDNLEELKEAVAKHRDYTKNY comes from the coding sequence ATGAGATATTTAACTGCAGGAGAATCACACGGCCCCCGTTTGACGGCTATTATTGAAGGAATTCCAGCTGGACTTCCTTTGACAGCAGAGGATATTAATGGAGACCTTAAACGCCGTCAGGGTGGCTACGGTCGTGGTGGTCGTATGAAGATTGAGAGTGACCAGGTTGTCTTTACTTCGGGCGTTCGGCACGGGAAGACGACAGGGGCTCCTATTACCATGGATGTCATCAATAAGGACCACCAAAAATGGTTGGATATCATGTCTGCGGAGGACATTGAAGACCGCCTTAAAAGCAAACGAAAAATTACCCATCCTCGCCCAGGTCATGCTGATTTGGTTGGGGGCATCAAGTACCGTTTTGATGACTTGCGAAATTCCTTGGAGCGTTCATCAGCCCGTGAAACCACCATGCGAGTTGCAGTTGGGGCAGTAGCTAAACGTCTCTTAGCTGAGCTAGATATGGAGATTGCTAACCATGTCGTGGTCTTTGGTGGCAAGGAAATCGATGTACCTGAAAATCTGACAGTGGCTGAGATTAAGGAACGAGCTGCCCAGTCTGAAGTTTCTATTGTCAACAAAGAACGAGAACAGGAAATCAAGGACTATATTGACCAAATCAAACGTGACGGTGATACCATCGGTGGGGTTGTGGAGACAGTCGTCGGAGGTGTTCCAGTTGGCCTCGGTTCCTATATCCAATGGGACAGAAAATTAGATGCCAGATTGGCCCAAGCAGTTGTCTCTATTAATGCCTTTAAAGGGGTGGAATTTGGTCTTGGATTTAAAGCTGGTTACCGAAAAGGTAGCCAAGTTATGGATGAAATTCTCTGGTCTAAAGAAGACGGCTATACTCGTCGTACCAATAATCTAGGTGGTTTCGAAGGTGGTATGACCAATGGGCAACCAATTGTTGTTCGTGGAGTCATGAAACCCATTCCCACTCTTTATAAACCTCTTATGAGTGTGGATATCGAGACGCACGAACCTTACAAGGCAACTGTGGAGAGAAGTGATCCGACCGCTCTTCCAGCAGCAGGTGTGGTCATGGAAGCCGTTGTAGCAACGGTTCTGGCACAAGAAATCCTTGAAAAATTCTCATCAGATAATCTTGAAGAATTAAAAGAGGCAGTTGCCAAGCACCGAGACTATACAAAGAACTATTAA
- a CDS encoding 3-dehydroquinate synthase, translated as MKIRIDIPHHPYDIQIEKGCLAQAGQWLRELWQPQKVVIVTDNHVASLYAEKIKLSLEDAGFQVAVFDFLEGEERKNLTTVQKVYEFLVKQGLTRSDGIVALGGGVVGDLAGFVASTYMRGIHFVQIPTSLTAQVDSSIGGKTGVNTPFAKNMVGTFAQPDGVLIDPLVLETLGKRELIEGMGEVIKYGLIEDPELWALLKELDGSVESILEHAETLIEHSCQVKRKMVVEDELDNGVRLYLNFGHTIGHAIEATAGYGKVMHGEAVAMGMVQISKVAEGKGLMPEGITQSITEMCQKFGLPVDYENWDVDKLYQALTHDKKARGNTLKLVLVPELGSATIHPVSLEEMKDYLVK; from the coding sequence ATGAAAATCAGAATCGATATTCCGCATCATCCTTATGATATTCAGATTGAAAAAGGTTGTCTGGCTCAGGCTGGTCAATGGTTGCGAGAACTCTGGCAACCACAAAAAGTGGTTATCGTAACCGACAACCATGTAGCTTCTCTCTATGCAGAGAAGATTAAACTCAGCCTAGAAGATGCTGGTTTTCAGGTAGCTGTTTTTGATTTCTTAGAAGGCGAAGAACGAAAAAATTTAACGACTGTTCAGAAAGTCTATGAATTTTTAGTCAAGCAAGGGTTAACTCGTAGTGATGGAATCGTTGCTCTTGGTGGTGGTGTCGTTGGGGATCTGGCTGGTTTTGTAGCCTCTACCTATATGCGTGGGATTCACTTTGTTCAGATTCCGACTAGCTTGACAGCCCAAGTAGATTCTTCTATCGGTGGAAAGACAGGCGTCAACACTCCATTTGCTAAAAATATGGTGGGAACTTTTGCCCAACCAGATGGGGTTCTGATTGACCCGCTGGTCCTTGAAACACTCGGAAAAAGAGAGTTGATTGAAGGAATGGGTGAGGTTATCAAGTACGGCTTGATTGAGGATCCAGAACTATGGGCTCTCTTAAAGGAGCTAGATGGTTCTGTAGAGAGCATTTTGGAGCATGCAGAGACTTTGATTGAACATTCTTGTCAGGTCAAGCGCAAGATGGTAGTCGAAGATGAGTTGGATAACGGTGTTCGTCTTTACCTCAATTTTGGGCACACTATTGGTCATGCTATTGAAGCAACTGCCGGTTATGGCAAGGTCATGCATGGAGAAGCTGTGGCTATGGGCATGGTTCAGATTTCCAAGGTTGCTGAGGGAAAAGGCCTCATGCCAGAAGGAATAACCCAGTCCATTACAGAGATGTGCCAGAAATTTGGCTTGCCTGTTGATTATGAAAACTGGGATGTTGACAAACTTTATCAAGCTTTGACTCATGATAAAAAAGCGCGTGGAAACACCTTGAAATTGGTCTTAGTTCCAGAGCTTGGTTCAGCGACCATTCACCCAGTTTCTCTGGAAGAGATGAAAGACTACTTGGTAAAATAA
- a CDS encoding SAM-dependent methyltransferase, producing MNRIRVSRRVEKKLAKGLVLLEASDLTDIELTDQAVEVLSQDGKFLGSAYLSQQNKGIGWLVSKEKVGFNQAFFEILFRKAKEARKPYYQDDLTTAFRLFNQEGDGFGGLTIDLYGDYAVFSWYNSFVYQIRELIVKAFKEVFPEVLGAYEKIRFKGLDYESAYVYGEEAPDYFTVLENGVLYQVFMNDGLMTGIFLDQHEVRGSLVDGLAMGKSLLNMFSYTAAFSVAAAMGGTSETTSVDLAKRSRELSEAHFQANGLSMDNHRFIVMDVFEYFKYAKRKGLTYDVIVLDPPSFARNKKQTFSVAKDYHKLISQSLEILNPGGIIIASTNAANVSRQKFTEQIDKGFAGRKYQILNQYGLPADFAYNKKDESSNYLKVISMKVSR from the coding sequence ATGAATAGAATTAGGGTCAGCAGACGTGTTGAAAAAAAGCTAGCTAAGGGTCTAGTTCTTTTGGAGGCAAGTGATTTAACAGATATTGAACTGACGGATCAGGCAGTAGAAGTTCTTAGTCAAGACGGGAAGTTTTTAGGGAGTGCCTATCTTTCTCAGCAGAACAAGGGCATTGGCTGGTTGGTCAGCAAGGAAAAGGTTGGTTTCAATCAAGCCTTTTTTGAAATCCTGTTTCGTAAGGCCAAGGAAGCTAGAAAGCCTTATTATCAGGATGACTTGACCACTGCTTTTCGCCTTTTTAACCAAGAGGGGGATGGTTTTGGGGGTCTGACTATTGATCTCTATGGAGATTATGCTGTTTTTTCTTGGTACAACTCCTTTGTTTACCAGATTCGTGAGCTGATTGTAAAGGCTTTTAAGGAAGTTTTTCCTGAGGTCTTGGGTGCTTATGAAAAGATTCGTTTTAAAGGTCTAGACTACGAGTCTGCCTATGTTTATGGTGAGGAAGCGCCAGATTACTTTACTGTTCTTGAGAATGGCGTGCTCTATCAAGTCTTTATGAATGATGGCTTGATGACCGGGATTTTCCTAGACCAGCATGAGGTTCGTGGGAGTCTGGTTGACGGTCTAGCCATGGGCAAATCCTTGCTCAATATGTTTTCCTATACGGCGGCCTTTTCAGTTGCTGCAGCTATGGGAGGTACGAGTGAGACAACTTCTGTCGACTTGGCCAAACGGTCTAGAGAGCTGTCAGAAGCTCATTTTCAGGCAAATGGACTCAGCATGGACAATCATCGTTTTATCGTCATGGATGTTTTTGAGTACTTCAAGTATGCCAAGCGAAAAGGCTTGACCTATGATGTGATTGTGCTTGATCCGCCGAGCTTTGCCCGCAATAAAAAACAAACATTCTCTGTAGCTAAGGACTATCACAAGTTGATTTCCCAGAGTCTAGAGATTTTAAATCCGGGAGGCATTATCATTGCCAGTACCAATGCTGCCAATGTTTCCCGCCAGAAATTTACAGAACAAATTGATAAAGGTTTTGCAGGAAGAAAATATCAAATTTTAAACCAATATGGTCTTCCAGCAGACTTTGCCTATAATAAAAAAGATGAAAGCAGTAATTACCTCAAGGTGATTAGTATGAAGGTTAGTAGATGA
- the aroD gene encoding 3-dehydroquinate dehydratase (catalyzes the dehydration of 3-dehydroquinate to form 3-dehydroshikimate in aromatic amino acid biosynthesis): protein MKLIVSVMPRSLEEAQELDATRYEDADIIEWRADFLTKDAILQVAPAIFEKFAGRELVFTLRTRAEGGEIELSSEEYVQIIKEVTQLYQPDYVDFEYFSYKDVFEEMLDFPNLVLSYHNFQETPENMMEILSELTSLSPKVVKVSVMAHTEQDVLDLMNYTRGFKTLNPEQEYVTISMGKMGKVSRITSDVTGSSWSFASLDEASAPGQISLSNMKKIREILDEA, encoded by the coding sequence ATGAAATTAATCGTTTCAGTGATGCCAAGAAGTTTAGAAGAAGCGCAAGAACTGGATGCTACTAGGTATGAAGATGCCGATATCATTGAGTGGCGTGCGGACTTTCTTACAAAGGACGCTATTTTACAGGTAGCACCCGCTATCTTTGAGAAATTTGCAGGACGCGAACTTGTCTTTACCCTTCGGACTCGCGCTGAGGGAGGAGAAATCGAACTTTCCTCAGAAGAGTATGTTCAAATCATCAAGGAAGTTACTCAGCTTTATCAGCCGGATTATGTAGATTTTGAGTATTTCAGCTACAAGGACGTTTTTGAGGAAATGTTGGATTTTCCAAATCTTGTTTTGAGTTACCATAATTTCCAGGAGACACCTGAAAACATGATGGAAATTTTGTCTGAGTTGACCAGTCTCTCTCCCAAAGTGGTCAAGGTATCAGTTATGGCTCATACGGAGCAGGATGTTTTAGACCTGATGAATTACACTCGAGGATTTAAAACACTCAATCCTGAGCAAGAGTACGTGACCATTTCCATGGGGAAAATGGGCAAGGTATCACGCATTACTTCAGATGTGACGGGTTCGAGTTGGTCATTTGCTAGTCTGGATGAAGCGAGTGCCCCAGGTCAGATTTCGCTATCAAACATGAAGAAAATCAGGGAGATTTTGGATGAAGCTTGA
- a CDS encoding shikimate kinase, with product MAKVLLGFMGAGKSTIARGLDPDYIDMDTLIEEHLGMSIADFFAEKGEVAFRQVESEVLADLLKTDRVVSTGGGVVISQRNRDLLKTNPDNIYLKADFETLYQRIAADKDNQRPLFLNKSKEELAAIFHERQAWYEEVASRVLDVTKLSPEEIIEELR from the coding sequence ATGGCTAAGGTATTACTTGGATTTATGGGGGCAGGCAAGTCGACAATCGCTAGAGGCTTGGACCCAGACTACATCGATATGGATACCTTAATTGAGGAACATTTGGGCATGTCCATTGCGGATTTCTTCGCTGAAAAAGGAGAAGTGGCCTTTCGCCAAGTAGAGTCAGAAGTCCTAGCTGACTTACTAAAAACTGACCGAGTTGTGTCAACTGGCGGAGGGGTTGTCATTTCTCAGCGAAATCGTGACTTGCTTAAAACCAATCCTGATAACATCTACCTAAAAGCAGATTTTGAAACCCTCTACCAACGTATCGCAGCTGATAAGGACAATCAGCGCCCGCTCTTTCTTAACAAAAGTAAGGAAGAACTAGCAGCTATTTTCCATGAAAGACAAGCTTGGTATGAGGAAGTAGCCAGTCGGGTTCTAGATGTGACCAAGTTAAGCCCAGAGGAAATTATAGAGGAACTGAGATGA
- a CDS encoding shikimate dehydrogenase: MKLDGYTRLAAVVANPIKHSISPFIHNRAFEATAINGAYVAWEIEAGDLAETVANIRRYQMFGINLSMPYKEQVIPYLDELSDEARLIGAVNTVVNHNGTLIGYNTDGKGFFKSLPSFTISGKTMTILGAGGAAKSILAQAILDGASQISVFVRSVSMEKTRPYLDKLQKQTGFKVHLYALEDVSELQARIAESDLLVNATSVGMDGQSSPVPESINLPEALLVADIIYQPFETPFLKWAKSQGNPAVNGLGMLLYQAAEAFQLWTGKEMPTDEIWQSLTEKYQ, encoded by the coding sequence ATGAAGCTTGATGGCTATACACGTTTAGCTGCAGTTGTTGCCAATCCCATCAAACACTCTATTTCACCCTTTATCCACAATAGGGCCTTTGAGGCGACAGCTATTAATGGTGCCTATGTAGCTTGGGAGATTGAAGCGGGTGATTTGGCAGAAACAGTCGCCAATATTCGCCGTTACCAGATGTTTGGCATCAACCTGTCTATGCCTTACAAGGAGCAAGTGATTCCTTATCTGGATGAGTTGAGTGATGAGGCTCGTTTGATTGGGGCGGTTAATACGGTTGTTAATCATAATGGCACTTTAATTGGATATAATACAGATGGCAAGGGATTCTTTAAGAGCTTGCCTTCTTTTACAATTTCAGGTAAAACAATGACCATTTTGGGTGCAGGTGGTGCGGCCAAATCCATTTTGGCACAAGCCATTTTGGACGGGGCCAGTCAGATTTCAGTCTTTGTTCGTTCAGTTTCCATGGAAAAAACAAGACCTTATCTGGACAAGTTACAGAAGCAAACAGGCTTTAAAGTGCACTTGTATGCTTTAGAAGATGTTTCTGAACTGCAAGCAAGGATTGCCGAGTCAGACCTGCTCGTCAATGCGACCAGTGTAGGGATGGATGGGCAGTCGTCCCCGGTTCCAGAAAGCATCAATTTGCCAGAGGCTCTCTTGGTCGCAGATATCATTTACCAACCCTTTGAGACGCCATTTTTGAAATGGGCTAAAAGCCAGGGCAATCCAGCTGTCAACGGCCTGGGGATGTTGCTCTATCAAGCTGCTGAAGCTTTTCAACTGTGGACAGGAAAAGAAATGCCGACAGATGAGATTTGGCAGTCTTTAACAGAAAAATACCAATAA
- a CDS encoding 3-phosphoshikimate 1-carboxyvinyltransferase has protein sequence MKLKTNIRHLHGSIRVPGDKSISHRSIIFGSLAEGETKVYDILRGEDVLSTMQVFRDLGVEIEDKDGVITIQGVGMDGLKAPQNALDMGNSGTSIRLISGVLAGADFEVEMFGDDSLSKRPMDRVTIPLKKMGVSISGQTERDLPPLRLKGTKNLKPIHYELPIASAQVKSALIFAALQAQGESVIIEKECTRNHTEDMLQQFGGHLSVEGKKITVQGPQKLIGQKVVVPGDISSAAFWLVAGLIVPNSRVVLQNVGINETRTGIIDVIRAMGGKLEIIEIDPVAKSATLTVESSDLKGTEIGGSLIPRLIDELPIIALLATQAQGVTVIKDAEELKVKETDRIQVVADALNSMGADITPTADGMIIKGKSALHGARVNTFGDHRIGMMTAIAALLVADGEVELDRAEAINTSYPSFFDDLESLIHG, from the coding sequence ATGAAACTAAAAACAAACATTCGCCACTTACATGGCAGTATCCGGGTTCCAGGTGACAAGTCTATCAGCCATCGTTCGATTATTTTTGGAAGTTTGGCTGAGGGCGAGACTAAGGTTTATGATATTCTGCGTGGAGAGGATGTGCTTTCAACCATGCAGGTTTTTCGTGATCTTGGTGTAGAAATTGAGGATAAAGATGGGGTTATCACCATTCAAGGTGTTGGCATGGATGGCTTAAAAGCGCCACAAAATGCCTTGGATATGGGGAATTCTGGCACCTCGATTCGCCTGATTTCAGGTGTCCTTGCTGGTGCAGACTTCGAAGTAGAGATGTTCGGAGACGACAGTCTTTCTAAACGTCCTATGGATCGTGTGACGATTCCATTGAAAAAAATGGGGGTTAGCATTTCGGGGCAAACGGAGCGAGACCTGCCCCCTCTTCGCTTAAAAGGGACGAAAAATTTAAAACCGATTCACTATGAGTTGCCAATTGCCTCTGCTCAAGTCAAGTCTGCCTTGATATTTGCAGCCTTGCAGGCTCAGGGGGAGTCCGTTATTATCGAGAAAGAATGTACTCGTAACCACACCGAAGATATGTTGCAACAATTTGGTGGCCATTTAAGTGTAGAAGGCAAGAAAATCACAGTTCAAGGACCACAAAAACTGATCGGACAAAAGGTAGTTGTTCCAGGAGATATTTCCAGTGCAGCCTTTTGGTTGGTCGCTGGTTTGATTGTTCCAAACTCTCGTGTAGTACTGCAGAATGTGGGCATCAATGAAACTCGTACTGGTATTATTGATGTCATTCGCGCCATGGGTGGAAAACTAGAAATAATTGAAATCGATCCTGTCGCTAAATCAGCAACACTGACTGTCGAATCTTCAGACCTCAAAGGAACGGAGATAGGTGGATCCTTGATTCCACGCTTGATTGATGAATTGCCTATTATTGCCCTTCTAGCGACCCAAGCGCAAGGTGTAACGGTCATTAAGGATGCTGAGGAACTCAAGGTAAAGGAAACCGACCGCATTCAAGTGGTGGCAGATGCCTTAAATAGCATGGGAGCGGACATCACTCCTACAGCAGACGGGATGATTATCAAAGGGAAATCAGCCCTTCATGGCGCTAGAGTCAATACGTTTGGTGATCACCGAATTGGAATGATGACAGCTATTGCAGCCCTCTTGGTTGCGGATGGAGAAGTGGAACTTGACCGTGCTGAAGCCATCAATACCAGCTATCCTAGCTTCTTTGATGATTTGGAGAGCTTGATTCATGGCTAA
- a CDS encoding LytR family transcriptional regulator, translating into MSKENPLSHHEQLRYDYLFKNIHYLNDRERREFDYLQQKMAGPKSEVHHFYQEEKEESWGRDIDLPTYGSRSRSKKREKVAPQPKVKKKKRRIGFKRILTWFLLLITCVAAGMIFMFLRGFQSAANPTNKPADAKAAQVEVFNGQDTKDGVNILVMGTDGRIGQNSAETRTDTIMVLNVSGSDKKIKLVSFMRDNLVYIDGYSKIVNGQKQTDNKLNVAYELGEQEGQKGAEMVRKVLKDNFDLDIKYYALVDFQAFATAIDTLFPDGVTIDAQFSTLNGQPLTEATVGDDLHATETESPTQTIKVGKQQMNGSTLLNYARFRDDDEGDYGRTKRQQQVMSAVLEQIKDPTKLFTGSEALGKVFGMTSTNLPYSFLLTNGLSVLEGAQNGIERLTVPELGDWVDAYDIYGGQGLLVDQNKYQTKLAQMGMR; encoded by the coding sequence ATGAGCAAAGAAAATCCTTTAAGTCATCACGAGCAGTTACGTTATGACTATCTCTTCAAAAATATTCATTACCTCAACGACCGTGAACGGAGGGAGTTTGATTATCTGCAACAGAAGATGGCAGGTCCCAAGTCTGAAGTTCACCATTTCTACCAAGAAGAAAAAGAAGAATCTTGGGGTAGAGACATTGACCTTCCGACTTATGGCAGTAGAAGTCGGTCTAAGAAACGTGAAAAGGTAGCTCCTCAACCTAAAGTCAAAAAGAAAAAGAGAAGAATTGGCTTCAAACGAATATTGACTTGGTTCTTGCTGTTGATTACATGTGTGGCTGCAGGGATGATTTTCATGTTTCTTCGAGGGTTCCAGTCAGCAGCCAATCCAACAAATAAACCAGCTGACGCCAAGGCAGCTCAAGTAGAGGTCTTTAACGGTCAGGATACCAAAGATGGTGTGAATATCCTAGTCATGGGGACAGATGGCCGTATCGGTCAAAATAGTGCAGAAACCCGTACCGACACAATCATGGTACTGAATGTCAGTGGATCGGATAAGAAGATCAAACTAGTCAGCTTTATGCGTGACAACTTAGTTTATATCGACGGGTACAGTAAGATTGTAAATGGCCAGAAACAGACGGATAACAAACTAAATGTTGCTTATGAACTTGGGGAACAAGAAGGGCAAAAAGGTGCTGAAATGGTCCGCAAGGTTCTAAAAGACAACTTTGATTTGGATATTAAGTACTACGCCCTGGTCGACTTCCAGGCCTTTGCAACAGCTATTGATACCCTCTTCCCTGACGGAGTAACGATTGATGCTCAATTCTCAACATTGAATGGTCAACCTTTGACAGAAGCCACAGTTGGAGATGACCTTCATGCAACAGAGACAGAATCGCCAACCCAAACCATCAAAGTTGGAAAACAGCAGATGAATGGATCCACCTTGCTCAACTACGCTCGCTTCCGTGATGATGATGAGGGAGACTATGGCCGTACCAAACGTCAACAACAAGTGATGTCAGCTGTTCTTGAGCAAATCAAAGATCCAACCAAGCTCTTTACGGGATCAGAGGCACTTGGAAAAGTCTTTGGCATGACATCAACAAATCTACCATATAGCTTCTTGTTGACCAATGGCTTATCTGTCCTAGAAGGTGCTCAAAATGGCATTGAAAGACTCACTGTCCCAGAACTTGGTGACTGGGTAGACGCTTATGATATCTATGGTGGACAAGGACTTCTAGTTGATCAAAATAAATACCAGACCAAACTCGCCCAAATGGGAATGAGATAG
- a CDS encoding prephenate dehydratase (catalyzes the formation of phenylpyruvate from prephenate in phenylalanine biosynthesis) has protein sequence MKIAYLGPKGSFSHHVVQTAFPKEKLQAFANITDVIKAYEQGLVDYSVVPVENSIEGSVHESLDYLFHQARIQAVAEIVQPIHQQLMAVPGQSKIEKIFSHPQALAQGKKFIDEHYPEAKIEVTASTAYAARFISEHPDHPYAAIAPKSSAEEYGLELIAEDIQEMEANFTRFWVLGAEIPKVPLNSQAEKMSLALTLPDNLPGALYKALSTFAWRGIDLTKIESRPLKTALGEYFFIIDVDYSDKELVHFARQELEAIGIQHKILGTYPIFTIIDLEKESQ, from the coding sequence ATGAAAATTGCCTATCTAGGTCCCAAGGGATCTTTTTCGCATCATGTTGTGCAGACAGCTTTTCCCAAAGAGAAATTGCAGGCTTTTGCCAATATCACAGATGTCATCAAGGCCTATGAACAGGGCTTGGTGGACTATTCTGTGGTACCAGTTGAAAACTCCATTGAAGGTAGTGTCCATGAAAGTTTGGATTACCTTTTTCACCAGGCTCGCATCCAAGCAGTTGCAGAAATTGTTCAACCCATTCACCAGCAGCTGATGGCAGTTCCAGGTCAGTCAAAAATTGAAAAGATCTTTTCTCATCCTCAGGCTTTGGCTCAGGGAAAAAAATTCATCGATGAACACTATCCAGAAGCCAAAATTGAGGTAACAGCCAGTACCGCCTATGCAGCTCGATTTATTTCAGAACATCCAGATCATCCTTATGCAGCTATTGCTCCTAAAAGTTCAGCTGAAGAATATGGCTTGGAATTAATTGCAGAGGATATTCAGGAAATGGAAGCCAATTTCACACGTTTTTGGGTGTTAGGGGCAGAGATACCGAAGGTTCCTTTGAACTCACAAGCTGAAAAAATGAGTTTGGCCTTGACCTTACCAGACAACCTACCTGGTGCTCTTTACAAGGCACTTTCGACTTTTGCTTGGAGAGGGATTGACTTAACAAAGATTGAAAGTCGCCCCCTTAAAACAGCCTTGGGAGAATACTTTTTCATTATCGATGTAGACTATAGTGACAAAGAACTGGTTCATTTTGCAAGACAAGAACTAGAAGCTATTGGGATCCAGCACAAGATACTGGGAACCTACCCGATTTTTACCATAATTGATTTAGAAAAGGAGAGTCAATGA
- a CDS encoding prephenate dehydrogenase — translation MAKTIYIAGLGLIGASMALGIKRDHPDYEILGYNRSQASRDIALERGMIDRATDDFASFAPLADVIILTLPIKQTIAFIKELADLDLKEGVIISDAGSTKSAIVEEAEKYLASKPVRFVGAHPMAGSHKTGAASADVNLFENAYYIFTPSSLTSPDTLEEMKDLLSGLHARFIEIDAKEHDRVTSQISHFPHILASSLMEQTAVYAQEHEMARRFAAGGFRDMTRIAESEPGMWTSILLSNRETILERIADFKERLEAIGQAISRGDEEQIWNFFNQARAQRQAMEIHKRGGVDSSYDLYVDVPDEEDVILRILELLRGTSLVNIHINEENREDVHGILQISFKNAQDLERAERLITENTDYTVVIK, via the coding sequence ATGGCAAAAACCATCTATATCGCAGGTCTCGGTTTGATTGGTGCTTCGATGGCACTCGGTATCAAGCGCGATCATCCTGATTATGAAATTTTGGGTTATAATCGCAGTCAGGCTTCGAGAGACATTGCCTTGGAGCGAGGAATGATAGACCGTGCGACAGATGATTTTGCTAGTTTCGCTCCCCTAGCAGATGTTATTATTCTGACCTTGCCAATCAAACAGACCATTGCTTTTATTAAGGAGCTGGCAGATTTAGACTTGAAAGAAGGTGTCATTATCTCGGATGCCGGCTCAACCAAGTCAGCCATTGTGGAAGAAGCGGAGAAGTATTTGGCTAGCAAGCCTGTCCGCTTTGTCGGTGCTCATCCCATGGCTGGTAGCCACAAGACAGGGGCTGCTTCTGCGGATGTTAATCTCTTTGAAAATGCCTATTATATCTTCACACCTTCGAGCCTGACAAGTCCTGACACACTTGAGGAAATGAAGGATCTGCTTTCAGGCCTTCATGCTCGTTTTATCGAAATTGATGCCAAGGAGCATGATCGGGTGACTTCTCAGATTAGCCATTTTCCTCATATTCTGGCTTCCAGTCTCATGGAGCAGACAGCAGTTTATGCTCAAGAACATGAGATGGCAAGACGCTTTGCGGCGGGTGGATTTCGAGATATGACTCGCATTGCGGAAAGCGAGCCAGGTATGTGGACTTCTATTCTCTTGTCTAACCGTGAGACTATTCTAGAGCGAATTGCGGATTTCAAGGAACGCTTGGAAGCGATTGGTCAGGCCATCAGCAGGGGAGATGAAGAGCAAATCTGGAACTTTTTCAACCAAGCGCGTGCGCAACGTCAGGCCATGGAAATACATAAGCGTGGTGGTGTGGATAGCTCTTACGACCTCTATGTCGATGTTCCCGATGAAGAAGATGTCATCTTGCGAATTTTGGAATTGCTACGTGGGACTTCTTTGGTTAATATCCACATCAACGAAGAAAACCGTGAAGATGTTCACGGTATTCTACAAATTTCCTTTAAAAATGCTCAAGATTTAGAACGAGCTGAACGCTTAATTACAGAAAATACGGACTATACAGTCGTCATCAAATAA